GTGAGTAAAAGTATGGCTGCCTCTGCAGTTTAATCCaagcctgctttttttccacagagcCCTGAGTTTATCTTCATGTTAAGCAGCAAAGCAGGTGGCTGTGGTTTGAATTTGATCGGGGCTAACAGACTGGTTATGTTTGACCCTGACTGGAATCCAGCTAATGACGAGCAGGCCATGGCTCGTGTGTGGCGGGATGGCCAGAAGAAGACATGCTATATCTATCGACTACTTTCAGTGAGTCTTACTCCTCTCACCTCCTCAACGTGGAGTTCATGGTGCCAGCCCAGACTGCGGCTGCTGTGATTGGGATCAGAGGGGGAAGAACCCTTTTATGTCAGTGACCAGAACTGATTGGAACTTAGTTGCTTCCTACCCTTAGATGTGTTGCCATGGAAAACCATGAAGGTTTGAGCTAGAGGGTCATTACTTCAAGCCTTAGTTTCTAATGGTGACTGGCTTCTGAGAAATAGAAACAACTGCAACTTTCCAGATCTGATGCTCCTTTGAAGTCATTTGGGCATCTGACTTCTTTAATGTTGTGGGATGTCTGATGCTGAAGTTGCGGTCTTTCAGTCTGGCTGAAGTCtggtttggttgggtttatTTGTACTTAATAAACAGCAAGTACATTCCCAGAATTACAGCAGCTTTTGGAATGGGGCTACCAGTTAGCAGGTGGGGTAACTGCTCTGTAAAGGAAAAGCCCGAAGGAGACTCATCTTTTCAGGCTACTTGTCTAGAAGTGCCAGTGATTACTGCTCAGAAATGTCCCCCCTCTGCCCTTGTTCACCTTATTAGTTCAGCCTGTGggtgggtttgttgttggtttggagggtttttttgtaagcTTGTGCTCCTTGatcaattattattttactttgacAAAGCAGATGTTCTTTGCCCATCTCTTCCTCACGGCGTTCCACTTTTTCTGTGACCTGGCTGCACCTGGAAGCAGGAAGGTCCTTTGCTTTCAGAACTAGCAAACCGGTCTGCAAATGATGACTAATCACCCTCCTCCTTTGTATTACATTTGTTTGCAAACCAAGCATTTTTCTCTTCGTGTTGCCTTAAAAATGTAGCCCATAGATGGGCTTTCTGCACATCTGTTCTAGAAGTAGTCATGTCCCTCCAGACAGCAGGCGTGATTGATCTGTGTGTGGGTGAACCAGCAAATTACTGCTGATGCTTGTGTCACCTAGGGCTGCCCTTGTTGCTGTATTTTAGGGGAagttgtgtttgggtttttttgtgagagAGTGGCTGTAGCTGCTcagctcctttcccttcctgtcAGCACAACCTGGTGCAATGTGCGAGCTCCAGCCACAAATGGCAGCTGCACTTCTTCCTCATCCATACATCCATTGGATCCTCTCCTTTAGCCAcagtgaaagagaagagaagcagaattgGGTTAGATCAGCAACCAAGTAGGACGTGGTTAGAATGCAGCTAGTAAAACCTGCCTGTCATCTGTACTGGTCTGGCAAGGCACTAAATGGTCCTGACAGTTTACTGCCAGTTGATCTGTGACACTTTCCTGATGTAGTGTTCCTTTAACAAATGTCCCAACTGTGCTTCATTTCTGACCCCCTCTCCTGTAGACAGGGACCATAGAGGAGAAGATATTCCAGCGCCAGACCCACAAGAAGGCCCTCAGCAGCTGCGTGGTTGATGAAGAGCAGGATGTAGAAAGGCACTTCTCACTCGGGGAGCTGAAGGAGCTCTTCACATTGAATGAGACCACCACCAGTGACACCCATGACAAGTGAGTATACCGAATGACTAATGGATGGGgtcagcaaaaaaaaaccctccacagTTTGGCCTACTGATTCTGGGGTTCCtcaggcagcaggaggaagctTAGAGAGGGAGGGCCTCAAGTGTCTCTGCTTCTAAAGCTGTTAACCACCTGGAGATGAGCACTTCCTTGCTGTCCTCCCTTTTTGTTGTCTTGGaaaagctgtgctggctggaCAGATGAGCAAACTATCTTTTTGCTGCCTGTGTTTGGAGGCTGTGAAATACTACACCTagtgaaaagagagaaaacgaTCAAAGCTGTTCAAATTGGTGGAGCCCAACTTGGTTCTTCCTTGTTACTCTCTTCCTGGTAGTTTGTGACCTCCAAATGCTGAGCTGCTTCCTCTGCCAGGACTCCTCTATCTGCTAAGAATACATGAGGCCAGCCTAAGTGCTATTTTGGGGACTGAAagaattttcttctccattctCTGCCCTTCTCCCCTAACCCTGAGACCTGTGATATTGTAGCCACCAGAAGGAGGACAAGGAGTGCAGGAAAATGCTTCACTGTGATAGTTAAGTCTCTCAGTTCAGGCAAGAAGTGAAGAGGATTAGTTTTAAGCTGACTCAAAGCTTAGCTCTGTAGGTATCTGGTCTGCATGGCAACAAgccttgctggcagggctgctgctgctctctgtctCCTTATGTGGCAGCTCAGCAAGCATCTCCAGAACAGCCTGAGCACAACCTGGTGGTGGGAGCTGGGATGGAGCGGTTTGGAGCATTGTGTGCTCTCTTGAACTCAATAAGACTGACGCAGCGCAAAGAATGTGTTAGCAGTGGGGATATTCACTTGAGATCTGCTCTAAGCAACATCCCTCACCTCTCAGGGGAAATTCCTGCTGAACTTCCTCTAGGTCCCACTGGACCATTCCCACATGGCTAAACATGGAGGGGGAGTGCCATTAGAAACAGAACCCTGGGGTTTCCAAAATGTGAGTCATTCCTTCTGTCATACATGCCAGAAGGCGGTTGTGTGTTCAAATTAAAGGTGGTAGTAATTCATCCTGTCTGAAAATCCAGTTGCCAGTGTTGCAGGTGAAGGGGAGTTAATCCAAATGTTACTGGGCTGCATTTTTAAACCACCTGTATGCTAAAGAAGCAGAGGAGCCTTGCACTGACCTTGTGCTGGCTCTGTTCCAGGATCAAGTGTCGTCGCTGTGTGAATGGCCACCAGGTACGGCCCCCTCCTGAAGGGTCTGACTGCACCTCTGACCTCTCCCAGTGGAACCACTGTGCCGATAAGCGGGGGCTGCAGGATTCCGTGCTGAAGGCTGCATGGGATGCTGCTGTCACCTTCACTTTCCATCATCACTCCCATGAGGAGCAGCGAGGGATTCCCTAACAGGTTACTGTCCCCTGTGGGGGCAAGGACAGGCTGCTGTGGCAGTCCACCCCACTTTAATCCCTTTCAGGGAAAGGGGCAGTGGGGAGCAGTACATGCTGGATTGTCGCGTGGCTGTGGTATAGCAGAACAGCGTGGTTTTGGAGAGGCTGGAAGGCCCTTAGCACTGGTCAGTCTACTGCAACAGCAAGGAATCTAtggctttttctctgctgttctcttgtgTGCTTGAAAAACAGCCCTTTGTGAACTGGGAATAACTGGACCTTCTGTGCTTGATCAGATTCAGCACTGCTGCTTGTGCTGTTAGTGTCTGTGCCTTCCACTCAGCCAAGTTCTGCCTTCAGGTTTAAGTTAAGCCTGCAGTTACATAGCACTTGATGGGCACagtcatgtttttttccttgacagCTCTAGCTTACAGCTGCTGATCAGAAACTTGCAGGATCCATTTCTGTTGTGAAATGTGAACCTTGCTGATTACTCGGGACCAAGAGGAtttattcaaggaaaaaaacataatcAGCTTGTATGTTGAATATCTGGCCTGAAAGATCATGCAGGCAGTAAGAAATCAGGCTCTATTAAGGTAACTCTATTTCTAAAACCACTTGCTTTGTTATGGGCAGGATCCCCTGATCTAGCAATGTTTTAATTAGGTCACATTACAAGCCAGTAATAAAATTTACACTTTAGTACATTCTGGGTCTTAAtacttttattataaaaatgttacaaaagAACAAACTATTCCAAACCTCTGTAAAATGACTGCAGACACTGGAGAGGCGCAACATGATTGCAAATAAACAGCAGGCTACTTGGTacataaagattttatttttttgtataaagtaaaatttttccAAATGTAGAAGGTTGAGGATGGGGGCTTTTCTAGCTTGTTTTCTACTCCCTTTAAGTGGAGGGAGGagtttttatttcacagatcaCAGAACGgttgaagttggaagggacctcaaggtCATATTGTCCAATGCCCCTGCTCAAAAGCAAGGTCACCTACAGCTGGTTGCCAAGGACCACAGCCAGGTGGCTTCTGAGTCTCTCCAACAATGGAGATAGTTATTGACAAGACATTGGCTGAAACAACATGAAATTTCTAACAACatacagtgaaataaatacCTGTTTGTTCAGAGATCTGCAGGAAGTCACTGAAGCTCATTTGGTATCTGTCCCacttaaaatattcaaactGAGAAGATGGTAAGAGTTAGATCACCTGGAAATACAGCTGACCCACATGGTCTTGTGTGTCATGTCACTGTTGTACCCCTTCTTCAAATGAATAGAAAAGTGACAAGAACAACTGTACCCTGCTTGAACCAGGGAAGAAATCCCCACCCATGCTATGAAATAAATCTCATTGGCCAGGGACTGAACTGCTTAGGTTCCAGCTGATCAGTTTTCTCCTGCGTCCATCACATAACACTGATGTAGTCAGCAAAggcctgggaggagtcccacGAGTCGTTGACTACGCTGCACACTGCTTTGAGACGCCGAAGTGCTTCTTGAGCTGTTTCAGCATCCTGGTCCAGCCAATTTTGGAAGAGGCGGAGGTGTGTGAATTGAATCTGTCCCCCTCTCTGCTGGATATGGCTTTCCAGCTTCTTTGTGAACTCCAGGAGCCCATCGGGTTTGATGCAATTTGAGCTTTCCAGGggaaagaggacaaaaaaaaaaaagtcattaagaGTCTCAGCTATAATTTGAGCAGTTTAAATTACTATTCCTTCTAGTAACTACCAGTGCAGGTACTTGAGgatatttcaaagcaaagtacAACTTTCTTCAGCAACACAAAGTGTGAGTTGTCTTTTAGTtttgatgaaaaacaaaactgaagcacAGTACTATGAAGGGCTGGTAGCTTTTTAAAACTAAGGTAGTAACTACTGACAAGCTAAGCTTGTTATCCTGGCCTCCTTACTACTGACTTAAGTAGATGTAGCTGTGGCCTTAAAATGTAGCTGGACCCAAGCTGCTGGCTAAGCAGTGCCAGGAGCACTTCAGTCTCATAACAGCTGTCAGCTGCCTGGACCAAGGGGCCTGGCCCAACCTACAGGTCCCAGCACAGGCCTCAGCAGTAAGTGatcatttctctcttccttctgaGAAAGTCTCAAGAGCATGTGTCAGATCCTGGTGTTTCTAGGGGATTAAAAGGTCATTTCACCTGCATATGAAGTTGCATGCTAGACTTAATCCTGTGAGAGGCACAGTAACAATCAGGATTCAAGGCTGCTGAAGGAGTGGCCATGGTTAAATAAATTGTCAGGCCTGCATTCTCAGCAATGTGAGCCATTAGGATGCAAAGAAGGCAGCAGGggaaatcaagcaaaaaagTCATTAGTATTGCAGAAATGTCACCCTCTGTGTGCTTTGTGAAGGTTACTGCGTATCTTTATGGCCACTCAGGCTCAAGAAGAGAGCAGAAGTTCAGGCTGAAGACCAAAGGCAAAAGGAATGCAGAGGCATTCATGGGATCTGACATGCAATGACAGCATTCTCTCCCTATTCCAGAGCAGTGGGAACAGAGCTATTCACACTGATGCCTAAGAATAAATATATGTAGGGATGTTAGTTCTAACCTACAGCACAGGAGGAACTTGCAGCAGCCTCCCAAGGGAGCAGCAAACCAAAGCTGCTTTTAAGATGGAGCTTGACTCATTTATAAAAGGGACAGCAAGATGCCTCAGAGATGCTGGAGGTCCCTGAGGTTGTATGTGCTCATTGCAGTGTTTCTCTAAGCTTTTCTTGAGCACGTGTTCCCTTGAGGAAGGAACAAAACCATGTTCAGGCTTCTTCTGCTGTCtgagcccagctcagctccagccctcccaAAACAAGAAATTCAGTGTGTTTAGAGCAGCAGAATACCTGACATCGAGCTggcaaagagaagaggaggaatcttcagagaaaatatCTGCAAGGGCAACCAGCCTGTGATTCCCTAAGAGGGGAGAAATGCAGGTGTTAGATGCAAACTGGGAActgtcttaaatatttaaatagccACAGGGCTGGGATAATAGTGCAGAAAGGAGGCTGTGAGCAGGTGCGTGCAGCACAAAGGGCTCATCTCTGCACCCTCAGTTTGTCCCCCTCAGTGGCCTAAAGCAAATTTGCCCCGCTGAGCAGAGTGTTGAAGGCAACAGAAACGTTTGCTGATGGAGCAATTTGTTTCACTAGAAAAatcctggttttgtttgagAAGTCAATatgcagctttgttttaaaaacgGGCAGTAGTACCAGGGTTCAACTCAAACCTCAGAAATTAGGTGTATTTCAGGTGATCCCAAGCTTTCCCATTTCATTTCCTTAAAAGACCAGAAAATGATACTCTGGATTTACCTGAAATTCATTTCTCAGATATTTCTACTTGGCCTGTGATCCAAAAAGCCTATCATTTCTGTAAATTCAGTTCCACTTCTTTGACACAAACCCTTCCTTTACTTATCCCATCCCTCCAGTGGCTGCCAACACCTTTTAAGGCACAAAATACCCAAACTTGGGCGAAACCTGTGCCTCCTGATGAAAGGCAGCGCATCTGCTGGTGGACGTATTCCTGTTAAAGAGTCTGAAGCAGATTAGCGTTCACTCAAATCTGAAGTCCCACTGATACTTGCTtttgctgcagagaaaagcaaccGCAATGACTGTGCAGCACCTGGGCTCTTGGTACATTGCTGAACTCAACTGAAATTCTGCCCTTAAAAAATGAACTTGGTGCTCCTTATTTTGTGAGCTAAATCCACTCTATTCATGCctgtgttttcagcacagaGGTCACCACCTAGCAAAGGTCCTAACTCCAACCCTCAAGTTATCTCCAAGAGAGCTGGTCTAAAGTCAAGGTCCCACAGCAACATTCACAGTACGCACCAAGGCGATTCCCAGGCAGTTTGAGGCTCTTCAAAGAtgaatttcttttcactgtATTGATTATTTCCGACAAAAATTCAGTAGTAGAGCTTTCAAACAGCCGGCAGAAGGAAAACGTTATTTCTATGAAAGAAATGGATTGACAGTACGTTAGTACTCCCTGGGCACTTCATTATTCCATAATTACATCCTGCAGACAGCTCCAGTCCTTAATCCGTATGCAAGAAGAAAGCTTCCCCAGCAGTGGATTGCATACAACAGTACCGCCGATCTGTCACGGGAAGAGAGCGGAGATCACACCCAGCGAAGTGGCTTTGCCAGCTGACCCAATTAAAGGCTAATGCGCTCTGCAGGTTAAAAACCTTTGTTTTATAGCTAAGAATATGGACTCTTCTTGGCAGCACACACCAGTTTTGCAGCTGTTCCTCTCTCTGCCCTACTGGCACAAAGAACCAGACACGTTCCCACTCTGCCAACAGCTATAGATCTGCCCCAGTGACATTTGATTAAACCTCACACATCTGAAGATCACCTCTTAAATGTCAGCCAGCCACAAGCAGCCACCTGTAGCACCTTTCCAGGCACCAGCACCCAGGAGTTTGCTGTACCTTGCAGTACGGGATCctgaagcaaaagcagaacttCTTTCTGGTGCTCAGCCAGGTTCACATCATGAAAGCTCACTTTCTTCAAATTTGGATTATActctaaaagcaaaacaagttcTCGGGTAAAGTACTGTACGTCCTTGggataaaaaaaccctgatcCAACTACCAGCTAATGCTCAGAAACTGAGCTGGACTGTGGATAATTTGTGCTGGGTTGTGGGTAATTAAAAAGGAACCATCCTGCTGTGCAGGATCATTCACATGCTCAGCACAGGAAGTGGGATGGCTGACacccatttccttttctcaggaGACAAGGACGTTCACACTGAAGAAATGGACCCACCTAAGCTGGCTTCATGCTAAAGGATGGAAGATCGCAGCAAGGAAGCTATGCTGTGTGTCACGGTGATGCTACCTAAAGCTCAGCAGAGTACCTTTGAGTGCCTCCAAAAGGAGCCCAAGCTCCTGAGCACAGGGCAGCGTGGCGCTGTCAAGGGACAACTGCTGGAGGGACTTTGACGCCTTGAGCACTGGCAGCAGGAACGCAGTGTGCAGAGGTTCCCTGGGGAATCGGAtctccagctgctccaggcagctatctgagggaagaaaaataaacaacaatgAAAGAGCTTGGTCCGGGGTGCCCATCTTCAACATAGCTAGGTCCTAGAGCAAGCAAGAAGTCCACATGCCTGACGTGACTATCATTTAGGTTGGTAGAAAGTGCCTATGTGACACACCCTGCCTCACAGAGCTCTATGGCAGCTCAGACCTATGGTAACGTAAATCCCTTAAGGCTTATTTCAGGACTCCTGCCAGGCCACAGGGCCACCACTGCGTTCTGGCAGTGAAACAATGCTTGAGAAACCAGTCAGTGTCTTCCCAGAGCACAGCTCTTCACTGACCCACTCAATACACGCTCAGGCTTTGCTTACTGCTTTTCTGGTCATTCAGGGGCTAATAAGGGTGATGAGAGACCCATGAGCTGAGAACACACTGCTACAGCTCCCTGACTGTAATCCAGAGGTTTGGACAGTGCTTTGCCATCACGTGTGGTATTGTGACGATCAAgagatgcttttcttctgcttaagGGTCTGTCCAAGGCTTAGAGCTGCCCAGTCAATAGGAAGGACAAAGCAGAAGCTCCCAACCAATGTACAGATCTGGTGGGATACACTCGTTGTATACGCTGCGTGGCCAGTCACTGCTAGCAGGTTATGACTGGATCTGTACAAAGCTGATGTTGCAGCAGGTTAGCATATAGCAATAAAATTGCTTTGTCCAAGACTCAGGCTCCACAGAGCATGTCACATACTGGAAAAGACAAACTGTAACACCATCTAAATCAGAAAAGTGAGGCTGTAATTGCTTAATTACACATCACACTAACAGTGCAGAGTTCAAATCTGCATGCCAAGCTTTTACGGCTCTATCTGCCTGCCACGTCCTGGTCATTGCTCAGAATTTGTTTCCTACCTGGGATTTCTGCCTTGCTGCAGCTTGGATTCCCCTCTGGCCTGTTCCCCTCCAGCTGACATTTGAGGTCGAAGCTGACTGAGAGCGTGTGGAGCTGGGGAAAGGCGCTTAGGATGCAGCGAACAAGCTCCATGCAAGGCATGTGGGAGAAGATGTCGCTCACACGCACCACACGGAGGTGGCAGTCCGAGTGGCGGGAGAGGGCCCGGAGCCCCGAGAGGATGCAGATGATGTTAGCGCCCAGGCCTGGAACAGCATTTGTACAAAAAGGTGTTAGCTGTGCCTGGTACAGGCACCAACACACACGCGGCTGGAGCTGCACCAATGGCCAGGCAACCCAAGTCAAAGCCTAAACTCCCAGACTGCTTTATCCACGTGTTCTTAAACTATGGCACTGATGGTGTATATGGGAGATGGAGATCTGGCTCTTCCCTTTGCCCTCTCTGGATGGCATTTAAGCACATGGCCAGGGGCTGTTTTGGGGCAGAAGGGCCCCATTCTCTCCCTCAAACAAGTCCTCACACTCGTTAACCATCTCTACCGATGCCATTCTCAAGATCAGGTACCAATACTCTTACAACACCCattccagtaaaaataaaatcagggtAAACCTGAGCAGTAAGTCAGACCATTAGACCAAGGCTGGAAGGAAGCAATCTGTTCATACCACTAACCGTTGTAAGACAGAACCAAGTTTTCTAAAGACACCCAGGAGCTCAGCAGGTTACTCAGAATCCGACAGGTCTCCTCAGTCAAAGGAATGGAGAACAATTCCAGTGTGGACACACTTCGGAAGCGGTGagcagctttcagagaaaagatCCCAGCAGATCCTCCTCTTTTCTTACAGCCAGCATGGCCAGCGCACGGAGATCCTGGGGAGGAACTAGTCCAGTTCTCAGCGTTTTCTCCCTCTGTGGCACTGTTTTTGTCAAATAACCCTGAACTATCCTCTCTAgcaacagtaaaaacaaaatcatacAGGTCTTCTGGGTCAGCATACAGTCTCCTGCTTCGTCTGAGGCAGCGACGTTTCTTCCCTACCGCAGATTTCAGCCGTCTGCGTGTCTTTCGGAGAATGGGATGATGGGACAGCTGGTCTGAGACCCAACGATGAGATCCTCCCTGAATACTGGTGTGGTCGCAGGGCACCTCGCCGCTCACCTCCTCACATGCTTGGTTTCGCAGAGGAGGACTTCTCGGTCCAGAGACGACAGAGTTCAGGCGAGCATCAGTCCTGCACCCACTCACCTCCGGGGCCCTGGGGGATCCCTCCTGGTTCTTGCCATCGCTCCACTCCCTCTCATTGCAATGGCCCCTCTCTGCTCGCTCTTGTGCTGGCTCCTGGCTTTGGGCTTTGTCCTCCCCTCTGCAAAGGCCACACAGGCTGCCGTGATACGTGAGGGCATTTCCCAAGCGCCAAAACCCAGCACTCATGCTCAAAATGAGGACGAGAAGAACCGTGTCAGGAACGGGCCAGGAATACATGGACACTTGGCTGACAGAGCCATGGTGAATCAGCCGGTGAAGAAGTAAAACCAGCGAACGCCTGATGGACTGGtcagaggagaggaggtgctggAACTTCAGGATCCGCAGGGAGCCTGCCAGATTTTCAAGCACTTTCTGGTTGTGCTCAGCAGCGAGCTCCACTGCGCCCTGCAGCATGTTGCAGAGGGTAAGCTGGGAAACGTGTGGGGAGCTGTGGAGCAGTGGCGAAAAGTGATGGTCGTTGAGACGCCAGTCAGAGGAAACATCCAAGACACCATGAAGAACGTTTGAGAAGAACGTTTCAAGGAACTTCTTCCTCCAACAGGTTATATTCTGCAATTAAATTACCTTAGGTCAACCAGGGTAAAACCTATTCAACAGGACCATGTTAACAAGAAGTCAGCCATGatctttctcattctttttcagttaaattattGCTCTCTGCTAACGTGGTAAATGCAGTGTCCAAGAAAACCTTCTGCTAGCACAAGTGAGACTACCTTCCTAGTTCTCAACATCCTTACTCAGTGTATTTGTTCAAAAACCATTACTCTCATCGCTATCTCTTCATCTTGCTTCTTAACCAATTTAAATGTATTCAGCGGTTTGAAGCTAAGCCAAGttttcacagattaaaaaaCCACATCAGGAATTTTCTTCCCGAGCGTCTATTTATAGGCTGTGATTAAGTTGTGTGTTAACCATTCTTTTACGATACTGAATCAATGGAGCTGCTTCAGTTTTGTTACATAGACCATTCTTCCAAACTCTTCTATAAATCTTTTTCTAGCGCTTTCTAAGACATCAGCACATTTTTTTGCCAGTGTAGGTGGAAGATACTGTTTTTATCCTCTGTTTCCCCAAGAATTACATCTCTAAggacagaatttatttttgcagcacTCTCGCTATCGTGATATGTACACTACAATTCCCTTTATGAATCCTGTTCCCAAAATGATTACGATACCGCGGTCACACCTTGGTCCGGAGCTCTACAAACGCTTACAAACAAGCACCAGCAGCACCGTCAGGCTTAGAAATGAAACCTCGCAGAAGATGGCAGGAACGGGGGTGCCTGCGTCGTGCCCCTTCTCCCACCGGCAGTGTCCCCTCACCTCCGAGTTAGGCGGCCTGGTTTTCATCACGTCGTCCCACAGCTTGCGCCAGATGGGCTGCGTCGAGAGGcctggggtggggaaaaaataatcaaaaataaTCAAGCTTTCACCCCTTCTCCCCATATGAGCGTTCCCCCCTGGAGCTGTCCCCATGAACCCCTGCGGCGAAAGGACGGTGCTCTGCGGCCAGGGCAGACCACCGCCTCTTAAAGGACGTGATTTCAGAAGCGGCTGGTTCTGGTGGTCCCCCGGAGGAGCAGAGGTAGGGCAGGGCCCGCCGGAGCCCTGCCTGGGCACGGGACGGGGCTCCAGGATTTGGCCGCGGGGGCGTGTCCGAGCCCCGGTGGCGGGGGGCTGTGCTCCGCGGGCGTTCCCCCCTCCGGCCCAGGGCTCCAGCATCCATCCTGGAGGGGCTCGTCCCTCCTCTGGGGGTGCCCCCGGTGTGGGGCTCACCTCTCGGGGTCAGGGGCACCCCGCAGTGTGGGCGGGCGTCTGGGGTTTGTCGTCCGTCCGTGtcgtgtccgtcccccccccccccccccgccagttCTGGGGGCTCGTCCCTCCCGCCCGGGGGTACCCCCACGGGTTTGTCACCGTCCCCGCCGGTATCACCTGC
This Grus americana isolate bGruAme1 chromosome 8, bGruAme1.mat, whole genome shotgun sequence DNA region includes the following protein-coding sequences:
- the LRRC41 gene encoding leucine-rich repeat-containing protein 41 isoform X2; translated protein: MAAAAARGREGVCLPKMAAALSEAMVAEPRSLFALSAAAVSRSMGALERDVWALPGHLLRGLLPLLTVFRLERAEGAARRAGLSTQPIWRKLWDDVMKTRPPNSENITCWRKKFLETFFSNVLHGVLDVSSDWRLNDHHFSPLLHSSPHVSQLTLCNMLQGAVELAAEHNQKVLENLAGSLRILKFQHLLSSDQSIRRSLVLLLHRLIHHGSVSQVSMYSWPVPDTVLLVLILSMSAGFWRLGNALTYHGSLCGLCRGEDKAQSQEPAQERAERGHCNEREWSDGKNQEGSPRAPEVSGCRTDARLNSVVSGPRSPPLRNQACEEVSGEVPCDHTSIQGGSHRWVSDQLSHHPILRKTRRRLKSAVGKKRRCLRRSRRLYADPEDLYDFVFTVAREDSSGLFDKNSATEGENAENWTSSSPGSPCAGHAGCKKRGGSAGIFSLKAAHRFRSVSTLELFSIPLTEETCRILSNLLSSWVSLENLVLSYNDSCLEQLEIRFPREPLHTAFLLPVLKASKSLQQLSLDSATLPCAQELGLLLEALKEYNPNLKKVSFHDVNLAEHQKEVLLLLQDPVLQEITFSFCRLFESSTTEFLSEIINTVKRNSSLKSLKLPGNRLGNHRLVALADIFSEDSSSSLCQLDVSSNCIKPDGLLEFTKKLESHIQQRGGQIQFTHLRLFQNWLDQDAETAQEALRRLKAVCSVVNDSWDSSQAFADYISVM
- the LRRC41 gene encoding leucine-rich repeat-containing protein 41 isoform X1, encoding MAAAAARGREGVCLPKMAAALSEAMVAEPRSLFALSAAAVSRSMGALERDVWALPGHLLRGLLPLLTVFRLERAEGAARRAGLSTQPIWRKLWDDVMKTRPPNSENITCWRKKFLETFFSNVLHGVLDVSSDWRLNDHHFSPLLHSSPHVSQLTLCNMLQGAVELAAEHNQKVLENLAGSLRILKFQHLLSSDQSIRRSLVLLLHRLIHHGSVSQVSMYSWPVPDTVLLVLILSMSAGFWRLGNALTYHGSLCGLCRGEDKAQSQEPAQERAERGHCNEREWSDGKNQEGSPRAPEVSGCRTDARLNSVVSGPRSPPLRNQACEEVSGEVPCDHTSIQGGSHRWVSDQLSHHPILRKTRRRLKSAVGKKRRCLRRSRRLYADPEDLYDFVFTVAREDSSGLFDKNSATEGENAENWTSSSPGSPCAGHAGCKKRGGSAGIFSLKAAHRFRSVSTLELFSIPLTEETCRILSNLLSSWVSLENLVLSYNGLGANIICILSGLRALSRHSDCHLRVVRVSDIFSHMPCMELVRCILSAFPQLHTLSVSFDLKCQLEGNRPEGNPSCSKAEIPDSCLEQLEIRFPREPLHTAFLLPVLKASKSLQQLSLDSATLPCAQELGLLLEALKEYNPNLKKVSFHDVNLAEHQKEVLLLLQDPVLQEITFSFCRLFESSTTEFLSEIINTVKRNSSLKSLKLPGNRLGNHRLVALADIFSEDSSSSLCQLDVSSNCIKPDGLLEFTKKLESHIQQRGGQIQFTHLRLFQNWLDQDAETAQEALRRLKAVCSVVNDSWDSSQAFADYISVM
- the LRRC41 gene encoding leucine-rich repeat-containing protein 41 isoform X3, whose translation is MLQGAVELAAEHNQKVLENLAGSLRILKFQHLLSSDQSIRRSLVLLLHRLIHHGSVSQVSMYSWPVPDTVLLVLILSMSAGFWRLGNALTYHGSLCGLCRGEDKAQSQEPAQERAERGHCNEREWSDGKNQEGSPRAPEVSGCRTDARLNSVVSGPRSPPLRNQACEEVSGEVPCDHTSIQGGSHRWVSDQLSHHPILRKTRRRLKSAVGKKRRCLRRSRRLYADPEDLYDFVFTVAREDSSGLFDKNSATEGENAENWTSSSPGSPCAGHAGCKKRGGSAGIFSLKAAHRFRSVSTLELFSIPLTEETCRILSNLLSSWVSLENLVLSYNGLGANIICILSGLRALSRHSDCHLRVVRVSDIFSHMPCMELVRCILSAFPQLHTLSVSFDLKCQLEGNRPEGNPSCSKAEIPDSCLEQLEIRFPREPLHTAFLLPVLKASKSLQQLSLDSATLPCAQELGLLLEALKEYNPNLKKVSFHDVNLAEHQKEVLLLLQDPVLQEITFSFCRLFESSTTEFLSEIINTVKRNSSLKSLKLPGNRLGNHRLVALADIFSEDSSSSLCQLDVSSNCIKPDGLLEFTKKLESHIQQRGGQIQFTHLRLFQNWLDQDAETAQEALRRLKAVCSVVNDSWDSSQAFADYISVM